One Candidatus Marinimicrobia bacterium CG08_land_8_20_14_0_20_45_22 DNA segment encodes these proteins:
- a CDS encoding methionine--tRNA ligase, giving the protein MENSHRFYITTPIYYVNDKPHIGHAYTTILADVLARFHRMKGDETFFLTGVDEHGQKVQQAAEKAGIDPQTHCDNMVVHFQNAWKKLEITNDFFIRTTFDFHKTAVRKALTHLYNKGDIYLAEYGGLYCLGCERFYTEKELVDGKCPQHLIEPVFIKEKNYFFRMSKYQEWLVDYIQKNPDFIQPESRRNEVLGFLRNQLDDLCISRPKSRLKWGIELPFDADYVTYVWFDALLNYMTAVGYGQDDEKFRKWWPADYHLIGKDIVTTHCVYWPTMLKALDLPLPKTIFAHGWWMVSNTKMSKSLKNIVQPLDLIDAYGVDPVRYFLMRDMVLGQDANFSEEMFIKRYNSELANDFGNLANRISTLIQKNFDGIIPAPNTQTDDEKEIQSKACLLPKRVHGLIAEFRLNEALDEIIVFIRSLNKYMEVRQPWQLVKTDKAAAGTVLYTAAEGLRLATLLLQPVMPEKSRILLDILPTEPNQSLLFEWGRLKVGGSLGEMPILFPRIDLKKESEKPLPKKETVPEVPLITIDDFSKVKLVTAKVLTAVKVENSDKLLKLMIDTGNVSRQIVAGIAQHYSPEQIVGKTIVVVSNLQPAKIFGIESNGMLLAAKKSGKLTLITVSEEIAPGATIG; this is encoded by the coding sequence ATGGAAAATAGCCACCGTTTTTATATCACTACTCCCATCTACTACGTCAATGATAAACCGCACATCGGTCATGCTTACACGACAATTCTTGCGGATGTCTTAGCGCGATTTCACCGGATGAAAGGCGACGAAACATTTTTCCTGACTGGCGTAGATGAACATGGACAGAAGGTCCAACAAGCGGCGGAAAAAGCAGGAATCGATCCGCAAACACATTGCGATAATATGGTTGTTCATTTCCAGAATGCGTGGAAAAAATTGGAAATTACAAATGATTTCTTCATCCGAACGACTTTCGATTTTCATAAAACAGCCGTCAGAAAAGCGCTGACCCATTTGTATAATAAAGGCGATATCTATTTGGCGGAATACGGCGGTCTTTATTGTCTTGGGTGCGAACGATTTTATACGGAAAAAGAACTGGTTGACGGAAAGTGTCCGCAACACTTGATAGAGCCGGTCTTTATTAAAGAGAAAAACTACTTTTTCCGCATGAGCAAATATCAGGAATGGCTTGTTGACTACATCCAGAAAAATCCAGATTTTATCCAGCCGGAAAGTCGTCGAAACGAAGTTCTTGGGTTTTTACGAAATCAGTTGGACGATCTTTGCATTTCTCGTCCAAAATCGCGCCTAAAATGGGGAATCGAATTACCTTTCGACGCTGACTATGTGACATATGTTTGGTTCGATGCGTTGCTAAATTACATGACGGCTGTCGGATACGGACAAGATGATGAAAAGTTTCGCAAGTGGTGGCCAGCCGATTATCATTTAATCGGAAAGGATATCGTTACAACACATTGCGTCTATTGGCCGACGATGTTGAAGGCGTTGGATTTGCCTTTACCCAAAACGATCTTTGCGCATGGCTGGTGGATGGTTTCCAATACAAAAATGTCCAAATCACTGAAAAATATCGTCCAGCCTCTCGATCTAATCGATGCTTATGGAGTCGATCCCGTGCGTTATTTTCTGATGAGAGACATGGTTTTGGGACAAGATGCGAATTTCAGCGAGGAAATGTTCATCAAGCGTTACAACTCCGAACTTGCTAACGATTTCGGAAATCTTGCCAACCGCATTTCGACTCTAATTCAAAAAAATTTTGATGGAATCATTCCGGCTCCAAATACTCAAACCGATGATGAAAAGGAAATTCAAAGTAAAGCGTGTCTTCTGCCAAAACGTGTTCACGGTCTGATTGCCGAATTTCGTCTAAACGAGGCGCTTGACGAAATCATCGTTTTTATTCGCTCGCTCAATAAATATATGGAGGTTCGCCAACCGTGGCAATTGGTTAAAACGGACAAAGCCGCCGCCGGAACCGTACTTTATACAGCGGCGGAAGGACTTCGTCTCGCGACGCTTTTACTTCAGCCGGTCATGCCGGAAAAAAGTCGTATTTTGCTGGATATTCTACCGACGGAACCGAACCAGTCTTTACTGTTTGAATGGGGAAGGTTAAAAGTGGGTGGTTCTCTTGGGGAAATGCCGATTTTATTTCCTCGGATCGATCTGAAAAAAGAATCCGAAAAACCGCTTCCAAAGAAAGAAACCGTTCCGGAAGTCCCGTTGATCACAATCGACGATTTCTCAAAAGTCAAACTTGTGACGGCTAAGGTCCTGACGGCGGTTAAAGTCGAAAACTCGGATAAGTTGCTAAAATTGATGATCGATACGGGAAACGTGAGCCGGCAGATCGTTG